The proteins below are encoded in one region of Hordeum vulgare subsp. vulgare chromosome 3H, MorexV3_pseudomolecules_assembly, whole genome shotgun sequence:
- the LOC123439620 gene encoding uncharacterized protein LOC123439620, whose amino-acid sequence MSRQGSALGRKGGCGKLVGPAARRGWRTGGPPRDLVPSGHRSWGAKEEVGNRVAPPLTRDGGLEVHVCVGTAFARAIVVACVVDQAARATRADSQLSSFGIRCSARGSEGLSELEEAPRGAQEKLLRTTVNIDAMVNQKR is encoded by the coding sequence ATGTCCCGTCAGGGCAGCGCGCTTGGGCGCAAAGGAGGATGTGGGAAATTGGTTGGCCCCGCCGCTCGCCGGGGATGGAGGACTGGAGGTCCGCCGCGAGATCTTGTCCCGTCGGGGCATCGCTCTTGGGGcgcgaaggaggaggtgggaaatagGGTGGCCCCGCCACTCACCAGGGATGGAGGACTCGAGGTCCATGTTTGCGTCGGCACCGCCTTCGCCCGGGCCATCGTCGTCGCCTGCGTCGTAGATCAGGCCGCACGCGCGACACGTGCAGACTCGCAGCTTAGCAGTTTCGGTATTAGATGCAGCGCGCGTGGAAGTGAAGGTCTGTCGGAGCTGGAGGAGGCGCCGAGAGGAGCCCAAGAGAAGTTGCTGCGCACTACAGTGAATATTGATGCTATGGTGAACCAGAAGCGATAG
- the LOC123439619 gene encoding uncharacterized protein LOC123439619, giving the protein MPGTVKYFGELEDHCFWGNEVKLYEYHVDKLFAMFWHKKPKIGYYVCTISKTFSKPGQHMVECTKDKLWEYIQENDGTLPLKNADDTVSCDAQFMFEPTRRPPSRRTVYGFAITPTFVRVTSAFHFNHADRRYLSLTIHCLLMQCRQPLPLHMNIIHLAYLAYL; this is encoded by the exons ATGCCTGGCACTGTCAAGTACTTCGGCGAGCTGGAGGACCATTGCTTCTGGGGCAATGAAGTGAAACTCTATGAATATCATGTGGATAAGCTCTTCGCAATGTTTTGGCACAAGAAGCCAAAGATCGGCTACTACGTATGCACCATTAGCAAGACATTTTCCAAACCAGGCCAACACATG GTGGAGTGCACAAAGGACAAGCTGTGGGAGTACATTCAGGAAAACGATGGCACCCTACCACTTAAGAATGCAGATGACACCGTGAGTTGCGATGCCCAATTCATGTTTGAACCGACAAGAAGGCCACCATCACGACGAACTGTTTATGGTTTCGCCATCACGCCAACATTTGTGAGGGTGACATCTGCTTTCCACTTCAACCATGCGGACCGGCGCTACCTTTCTCTCACCATCCACTGTCTTTTGATGCAATGCCGTCAGCCCCTTCCATTGCATATGAATATCATCCATCTAGCATATTTAGCTTATCTCTAA